Genomic window (Fusarium oxysporum f. sp. lycopersici 4287 chromosome 11, whole genome shotgun sequence):
AATGACAATAAGACTACCGTTGCGTATATCAAGAAACTTTAGAATGGTGATTCATGGATTCATGCCATGAAAGGCGGGGAAGTTGGTATAAATGCATTTACACTACGACCTAATCGAATATTTGGAAGTCAATGCAAGCCACTCGTATAAGCTTGAGGAGAGAGGTTACTGATCAATGTAATCTCAACGCCACAACACTATCTCATAGGCTGGCGCCGCCCGCCACGATGTCACCGCGCGTGAACAGTTGGTCCATCTCAAGAGGCGTACTGCCGCTCGGGCTGTTGATGTGCCGAATCTTTGACTACTGTGCGGCTGAGATGCTTGGACGTATCATCTCACGTCTCGCATCAGTAAAGCTCAGATATTTTTGCAGGCacaagcagcagctgaaggaCTGGTATGCAAGAGTAAGATGGCTGCAGTTAGGGTTAGTGCGAACGGCATTCTCCGTGGTCCAGTCGCACGTCTGTTGCTATAAGAAATGCGCCATCGTGCAGCTCAACAAGTAATCATAAAATACCCTAAACTTCTGAAGAATTATATGACTAGCTGTTCAAACTTATGGCAAGCTGTGAGTATATTCAGAGCAGGTTTGATGCTTTAAGGAATAAGCCATCATAAAAAGTCCAAACTACCTACCACTAGCCCAGCTAGACTCTCTCTTCCGTTCGAGCTTTTGAGTTAGAGTTTATAAAATTGTTCAACTCGGAGACATATTCAGAATTTTTGTTTCTCAGAACGAGACGAATCATGTTGATCAGCGCCAGCAACATAACACTGTCAAGCGAGTCCTCAAAGCGGAGCTCTTAAGAGGGGTATTTGTCATTTATGACTAGCGATTTGCAGCTCTGCTAATACATGAAAAGCGTTGAAGGAAGCCGAAGACAATAGGTTGTTGGTAAATGATGGAACACCAAACCTGGAGGGGACTGAGAAGACTTTCTGGTTGGGGGTTGTCAAAACAAGCCAATGATATTTGTACTGAGAGGTAGATAGACGAGAGCGAAAACTTCTTACATAAAACTGCCACGTTTCTTTTAGAATCCATTGTAGGGCCTCTaagacgaggaggagttTAGAGAAGGACTAGCTTGAAGGGGTTACGGCAAAGTCGCCCCAGGTATCTTGTGAAGAGTAGTATAGTTGAAACGAGGGGTAAATTACCAGTACGATGCGGCTaaactcaacatcaacaaggctGAGCTTTTATTGGTCGTGATTTGAGTTTGCGTTCCTTTCAGGAAATCCTTGTCTTCTGTGCGTTAGTCCCAAGCCGACATCCCCGAAGACTATGGTTCACTAACCCAGCCATTTCCCAACCTAGCCGGACCCCAATGATCAATCATGTAATCCTCTGAGCATTTTTGAGCAACGTCTCCATCCCATAAACCTTTTCGGATCACAGGACGACGTTTCCGTGGATCATGGCTCGATATATAAGCGTCAAACCTCCGGACTTCCCAAATAGGAACTGCAAGGAGGAACCCCTCCGAGATGAGCAGTTTCAGTGTTACATCATTTTAATATCCAGTTCAGGGTATTTTGGACACATGACCGTATCGGCTGTCTGTTCCGGGATAGTCGTTTGTGGCGATGGCACTTCAATAATGAGTGAATAAACGTGATGAGTGAGGGGTCGGCCTCGATACAGACGCTCCGAAAGTTTCCACATCGTGAAAGACTCTTCGGATGTTTTTTGGATCTCATCCGGGAATTATCTGACAGTGGGTTCTTGTCCGGATCTCTTTGCCGATGGAGACGGTGGCCTTGCACTAACGTTTGAGATCCCGTCGTTCCGGGACGTTTAAACTTCAACGATGCAACTACATGCTTTGAAAATGTATATAACGTCTGTCACGGACCTCACTTGAAATTTCTGCTCTACCCATCCACAGTCAATAGTCAAGCATCATCAGTCAATCTTCAACTTCGACAGCTATGGCCTATAAGCTTATCCTCGCCGCCTTTGCGGCTACAGCTCTTGCTGCTCCTGTTGAAGAGCGCCAGTCCTGCAGCAACGGAGTTTGGTATGTCTACGAGTCTCAACTACAACAACATCTACTTACAATGAAATAGGGCTCAGTGTGGTGGCCAGAACTGGAGCGGCACTCCTTGCTGCACCAGCGGAAACAAGTGtgtcaagctcaacgacTTCTACTCCCAGTGCCAGCCCGGCACTGCTGAGCCTTCTTCGACTGCTGCTGGACCCAGCTCCACCACtgccaccaagaccaccgCCACGGGTGGAAGCTCTACTACTGCTGGAGGCTCTGTCACTTCTGCCCCTCCTGCGGCCAGTGGCAACCCATACTCTGGTGTTGATCTCTGGGCCAACAGCTACTACCGCTCTGAGGTTATGAACTTGGCTGTTCCTAAGCTGAGCGGTGCCAAGGCTACTGCTGCCGCCAAGGTCGCTGATGTTCCCTCCTTCCAGTGGATGTAAGTCAAGCTTAAATCCAATATTGATTCGTATATTGACATGGTTCAGGGACACCTACGACCACATTTCTCTCATGGAGGATACCCTTGCTGATATCCGCAAGGCTAACAAGGCTGGTGGCAAGTATGCTGGTCAGTTCGTTGTCTACGATCTTCCCAACCGTGACtgcgctgctgctgcctccAATGGAGAGTACTCCCTCGACAAGGACGGTGCCAACAAGTACAAGGCCTAcatcgccaagatcaagggcATCCTCCAGGACTACTCCGACACCAAGGTCATCCTTGTCATTGGTAAGTAAACCATCACTCTTGACATTGCATTAGCTAATTCCATTGCAGAGCCTGACTCTCTTGCTAACCTGGTCACCAACCTGAACGTCGACAAGTGTGCCAAGGCCGAGAGTGCTTACAAGGAGCTCACCGTTTACGCTATCAAGGAACTCAACCTCCCCAACGTCTCCATGTACCTCGATGCCGGTCACGGTGGCTGGCTCGGCTGGCCCGCCAACATTGGCCCTGCTGCTAAGCTCTACGCCCAGATCTACAAGGACGCTGGCAAGCCTTCTCGCGTTCGCGGTCTCGTCACCAACGTCGCCAACTACAACGGCTGGAAGCTCTCCACCAAGCCCGACTACACCGAGAGCAACCCCAACTACGATGAGCAGCGATACATCAACGCCTTCGCTCCTCTTCTCGCTCAGGAGGGCTGGTCCAATGTCAAGTTTATCGTCGACCAGGGCCGATCTGGTAAGCAGCCTACTGGTCAGAAGGCTCAGGGCGATTGGTGCAACGCCAAGGGTACTGGTTTCGGACTTCGACCTTCCACCAACACTGGTGATGCTCTCGCCGACGCTTTCGTC
Coding sequences:
- a CDS encoding endoglucanase type B; amino-acid sequence: MAYKLILAAFAATALAAPVEERQSCSNGVWAQCGGQNWSGTPCCTSGNKCVKLNDFYSQCQPGTAEPSSTAAGPSSTTATKTTATGGSSTTAGGSVTSAPPAASGNPYSGVDLWANSYYRSEVMNLAVPKLSGAKATAAAKVADVPSFQWMDTYDHISLMEDTLADIRKANKAGGKYAGQFVVYDLPNRDCAAAASNGEYSLDKDGANKYKAYIAKIKGILQDYSDTKVILVIEPDSLANLVTNLNVDKCAKAESAYKELTVYAIKELNLPNVSMYLDAGHGGWLGWPANIGPAAKLYAQIYKDAGKPSRVRGLVTNVANYNGWKLSTKPDYTESNPNYDEQRYINAFAPLLAQEGWSNVKFIVDQGRSGKQPTGQKAQGDWCNAKGTGFGLRPSTNTGDALADAFVWVKPGGESDGTSDTSAARYDYHCGLDDALKPAPEAGTWFQAYFEQLLDNANPSFL